One Candidatus Nitrososphaera evergladensis SR1 genomic window carries:
- a CDS encoding SDR family NAD(P)-dependent oxidoreductase, with the protein MVLLQGKVAIVTGAGGGVGRAIVKRLVSEGCKVVLIGRNRDRLAKAAAEAGNKENTLTVAADITKEAEVLSAVEQTISSFDRIDILVNNAGSINDPVCFHEMTEDQWSGLVDTNLIGTFQMTKAVIPVMMNGNKGGSIVNVSSVLGIRSIPKVPLAVYGATKAGVIMFTRSIAVEYGQYGIRSNCVAPSTIRSSMIEPYLQDENAKKVLESTFPLRKIGEPEDVASAVSYLASDDAKWVTGTILVVDGGVTAKQ; encoded by the coding sequence ATGGTCCTTCTTCAAGGCAAGGTTGCTATCGTCACTGGTGCTGGAGGCGGCGTTGGGCGGGCTATAGTAAAGAGGCTGGTTTCAGAAGGCTGCAAGGTGGTCCTCATTGGAAGAAACAGAGACCGCCTTGCCAAGGCGGCTGCCGAGGCAGGGAACAAGGAAAACACGCTGACAGTTGCAGCCGACATCACAAAAGAGGCGGAGGTGCTCAGCGCGGTCGAGCAGACTATATCGTCCTTTGACAGAATAGACATCCTGGTCAACAACGCGGGCAGCATAAACGACCCCGTGTGCTTCCACGAGATGACAGAAGACCAGTGGAGCGGGCTTGTCGACACCAACCTGATAGGCACGTTCCAGATGACCAAGGCAGTCATCCCGGTGATGATGAACGGCAACAAGGGCGGGAGCATCGTCAACGTCTCGTCGGTGCTTGGCATACGCTCCATACCCAAGGTGCCCCTTGCAGTCTATGGCGCAACCAAGGCCGGCGTGATAATGTTCACAAGGAGCATCGCAGTCGAGTACGGTCAGTACGGGATCAGGTCCAACTGCGTCGCGCCCTCCACCATCCGAAGCTCGATGATAGAGCCGTACCTGCAGGACGAAAACGCCAAAAAGGTGCTTGAATCGACTTTTCCGTTGCGCAAGATAGGCGAGCCGGAGGATGTCGCAAGCGCGGTGTCGTACCTGGCATCAGACGACGCCAAGTGGGTGACCGGGACGATACTTGTGGTCGACGGCGGCGTAACAGCCAAGCAATAG
- a CDS encoding DHH family phosphoesterase: MKVFIFSHESDLDGLYSAAIGLMRYPQAATVFLGYGVENMQKMGNFLYSATHFSKERGLVIVADLGLNDDAIETCRQIFADASRNGWKLMWVDHHPWSQAAIDAVKEYAELVHDPSGAKCAADLMYERLVPENDLAKKLASMAHTMDFFTKDQYLTPITELIRYYQNFPDFYERLSALAKKSAKGILWDTDMHEDYARYSKLRDEAKVQALSTLQVRPIDGIKVAYVQSSPYLNSSLFSEEVFAATGADLAMFYSAKGKVSIRRNNDRISCRQVASYLPEGGGHDYAAGATFKSDPSDISAIVGELEAAVAKAVKRENK; encoded by the coding sequence ATGAAGGTTTTCATATTTTCCCACGAGTCTGACCTTGACGGGCTCTACTCTGCCGCAATCGGCCTCATGCGCTACCCGCAGGCGGCAACGGTGTTCCTCGGCTATGGCGTCGAGAACATGCAAAAGATGGGCAACTTTCTCTACTCTGCGACACACTTTTCCAAAGAGCGCGGGCTTGTCATAGTCGCGGACCTTGGCTTAAACGACGACGCGATAGAGACGTGCAGGCAGATATTTGCAGACGCGTCGCGCAACGGGTGGAAGCTGATGTGGGTGGACCACCACCCCTGGTCGCAGGCCGCAATCGACGCCGTAAAGGAGTACGCCGAGCTGGTGCACGACCCATCAGGCGCAAAATGTGCAGCGGACCTGATGTACGAAAGGCTGGTGCCGGAAAACGACCTTGCAAAAAAGCTGGCAAGCATGGCCCACACGATGGATTTTTTCACCAAGGACCAGTACCTCACGCCCATTACAGAGCTTATACGCTACTACCAGAATTTCCCGGACTTTTACGAGCGGCTGTCAGCCCTTGCAAAAAAGTCGGCAAAGGGCATCCTGTGGGACACGGACATGCACGAAGACTATGCCCGGTATTCCAAGCTGCGCGACGAGGCCAAGGTGCAGGCGCTTTCGACATTGCAGGTCCGGCCGATTGACGGAATAAAGGTGGCATACGTCCAGTCGTCGCCGTACCTCAACAGCAGCCTTTTCTCTGAAGAGGTGTTTGCCGCGACCGGCGCCGACCTTGCCATGTTTTACAGCGCAAAAGGCAAGGTGAGCATACGCCGGAACAATGACCGCATATCATGCCGACAGGTGGCATCGTACCTGCCAGAGGGCGGCGGCCACGACTATGCCGCAGGCGCCACCTTCAAGAGCGATCCGTCTGACATTTCTGCAATTGTCGGAGAGCTGGAGGCAGCCGTGGCAAAGGCGGTCAAGAGAGAGAATAAATAG
- a CDS encoding HAD family hydrolase translates to MRGIIFDLDGVLVDSMPSHSQAWVQAFQNVANIQVEKRVIYVLEGMRGAELAEKILADHNSDASLAKKVIAEKDRLFKETKERPKAFEGVKEMIESLACAKAVVSGSNKHDVESVLDETIGKEKFDVIITADDIKRGKPDPLAFNTALSKLHVSAKDAAVVENAPLGVRAANNAGIQCYVALNNTLLLRSDFEGVIAKDRIFEKTSSLKGLLKEMCLRQ, encoded by the coding sequence GTGCGGGGAATAATCTTTGATCTTGACGGCGTGCTGGTAGATTCCATGCCGTCGCATTCGCAGGCGTGGGTGCAGGCTTTTCAGAATGTCGCCAACATCCAAGTTGAAAAGCGCGTGATATACGTCCTTGAAGGTATGCGCGGGGCAGAGCTTGCAGAAAAGATACTTGCAGACCACAATTCCGACGCGTCGCTTGCCAAGAAGGTAATTGCAGAAAAAGACCGACTGTTCAAAGAAACGAAGGAGAGGCCAAAAGCGTTTGAAGGCGTAAAGGAGATGATTGAGAGCCTTGCATGTGCCAAGGCGGTCGTGAGCGGCTCCAACAAGCACGATGTCGAGTCGGTGCTTGACGAGACAATCGGAAAAGAAAAATTCGACGTCATCATAACGGCAGACGACATCAAGCGCGGCAAGCCCGACCCGCTTGCGTTTAATACCGCGCTTTCCAAACTGCACGTATCAGCCAAGGACGCAGCAGTGGTGGAAAATGCGCCCTTGGGCGTGCGCGCGGCAAACAACGCTGGCATACAGTGCTACGTCGCCCTGAACAACACGCTCCTTTTGCGCTCTGATTTTGAAGGCGTCATCGCAAAAGACAGGATATTTGAAAAAACAAGTTCATTAAAGGGTCTGCTAAAGGAAATGTGCCTGCGACAATGA
- the lysS gene encoding lysine--tRNA ligase yields the protein MKEEDNHNHQSVIGKGTWLDKVADTLIKREKKLGRKLDLIRVESGLGASGIPHIGSMGDAVRAYGIALALQNMGYKAELIAYSDDMDGLRKIPAGLPDWLKEHIARPVSEIPDPFGNCHASYGAHMSSLLLDGLDGAGIKYRFQSGREAYKSGKLVSQIDRILQSSEKLGKKIAEFVGQDKYVSVLPYFPVCSSCGRLYTAAAEKYMPDEKKVTYACKGSRIGKNEVAGCGHKGEADITKGEGKLAWKVEFAARWQAFDVRFEAYGKDIMDSVRVNDWVCDEILGHPHPLHVKYEMFLDKSGKKISKSAGNVLTPQMWLRYGTPESILLLLFKRIAGTHHVGLEDVPALMDEYDSYEGLYFGKVKEDNQAKLTKIKGIYEYINKLNPPKQPAPHAPYHFLVQQASIYPSDPDRLEKVFARLGKYGMVKEKSDAIMRKIQLAANWADDNASRVGDEKFEVQLTDNQRKAVTELIGVMNEEFAGVQETPENAKALQSRVFDIARANGMEPKEFFTLLYRMFLNADRGPRIGNYFLDLGAERVSSVLKRYL from the coding sequence ATGAAGGAAGAGGATAATCACAATCATCAATCGGTAATTGGCAAGGGTACGTGGCTTGACAAGGTAGCAGACACCCTGATAAAGAGGGAGAAAAAGCTGGGCCGCAAGCTCGACCTGATAAGGGTGGAAAGCGGCCTTGGAGCCTCCGGCATCCCGCACATCGGGAGCATGGGAGACGCAGTTAGGGCGTACGGAATCGCGCTTGCGCTACAGAACATGGGCTACAAGGCTGAATTGATTGCTTACTCTGACGACATGGACGGCCTGCGCAAGATACCCGCCGGCCTGCCCGACTGGCTCAAGGAGCACATCGCAAGGCCCGTGTCGGAGATCCCGGATCCTTTCGGCAATTGCCATGCGTCGTACGGCGCGCACATGAGCAGCCTGCTCCTTGACGGCCTTGACGGGGCCGGGATAAAATACCGGTTCCAGAGCGGGCGCGAAGCGTACAAGTCTGGAAAACTTGTCAGCCAGATAGACAGGATACTGCAGAGCAGCGAAAAGCTAGGAAAAAAGATAGCCGAGTTTGTGGGGCAGGACAAGTACGTAAGCGTGCTTCCCTACTTTCCAGTGTGCTCCAGCTGCGGCCGGCTGTACACCGCGGCCGCTGAAAAGTACATGCCTGACGAGAAAAAAGTGACGTACGCCTGCAAGGGAAGCAGGATAGGCAAGAATGAAGTTGCCGGCTGCGGCCACAAAGGCGAGGCCGACATCACAAAAGGCGAGGGCAAGCTTGCATGGAAGGTCGAGTTTGCCGCGCGCTGGCAGGCGTTTGACGTCCGCTTTGAGGCGTACGGCAAGGACATCATGGATTCCGTACGGGTAAACGACTGGGTCTGCGACGAGATACTTGGGCACCCGCACCCACTGCACGTGAAGTACGAGATGTTCCTTGACAAGTCTGGCAAAAAGATAAGCAAGTCTGCCGGCAACGTCCTGACCCCGCAGATGTGGCTGAGGTACGGAACGCCGGAATCAATACTGCTTTTGCTGTTCAAGCGCATCGCCGGCACGCACCACGTCGGGCTTGAAGACGTGCCGGCCTTGATGGACGAGTACGACTCGTACGAGGGCCTCTACTTTGGAAAGGTAAAGGAGGACAACCAGGCGAAACTGACCAAGATAAAGGGCATATACGAATACATCAACAAGCTAAACCCTCCAAAGCAGCCTGCGCCGCATGCGCCCTACCACTTTCTCGTGCAGCAGGCGTCGATATACCCAAGCGACCCTGACAGGCTTGAAAAGGTGTTTGCGCGTCTTGGAAAGTACGGCATGGTCAAGGAAAAGAGCGACGCGATAATGCGCAAGATCCAGCTTGCGGCAAACTGGGCAGACGATAACGCCAGCCGCGTCGGCGACGAAAAATTCGAGGTGCAATTGACAGACAACCAGAGAAAGGCGGTGACAGAGCTTATTGGCGTCATGAATGAAGAATTTGCAGGCGTACAAGAGACGCCGGAAAACGCCAAGGCCCTCCAGTCAAGGGTGTTTGACATCGCCCGGGCAAACGGCATGGAGCCAAAAGAGTTCTTCACGCTGCTGTACAGGATGTTCCTAAACGCTGACAGGGGTCCGAGGATCGGCAACTATTTCCTCGACTTGGGCGCAGAACGCGTGTCCTCGGTGCTAAAGCGCTACCTCTAG
- a CDS encoding tRNA uridine(34) 5-carboxymethylaminomethyl modification radical SAM/GNAT enzyme Elp3, with amino-acid sequence MLATAADSDPNYQQACRTIAALIAEKQSSLLLSAGEVRQIVRDVASSFHLSTMPKNEHIISYLPRGSRYRKLLMVKPAKTASGVAVIAVMPKPYECPHGKCIYCPGGIEFNTPLSYTGTEPATRAAQKFQFDPYEQVSSKMKQLQARGHDTGKSEIVIVGGTFPFMPEDYQREFAKSCYDALNGSRSQSLQDAIAANERAENRCVGFTVETKPDYCKEPHVNLMLELGVTRVEIGVQSLDNKVYRLVNRGHTLDDVIDAFRIARDSGYKIVAHMMPGLPGSSPDKDIADFKRLFEDEAFKPDMLKVYPTLVLEHTGLYQLYNAGKYHAYSDDDLVSVIVEMKKMVPQYVRIMRVQREIESDDIMAGPKSGNLRQIVLARLKREGHNCACIRCREAGLQRRYPAEDEVVMKRADYAASGGREIFLSYESADSETILGFLRLRKVNRPHRQELQDDAAIVRELHVYGQALGVGLEADSSSYQHRGYGMKLMQEAERIARDELGAKKIAVISAVGTREYYKTRLGYRQDGPYVSKVL; translated from the coding sequence TTGCTTGCCACGGCGGCCGACTCTGACCCGAACTACCAGCAGGCGTGCAGAACCATAGCCGCGCTCATTGCTGAAAAACAGTCGTCGCTGTTGTTGTCGGCAGGCGAGGTGCGCCAAATAGTCAGGGATGTCGCGTCTTCTTTTCACCTGTCGACGATGCCGAAAAACGAGCACATCATCAGCTACCTGCCAAGAGGCAGCAGGTATCGCAAGCTGCTGATGGTCAAGCCGGCCAAGACCGCCTCCGGCGTGGCCGTGATAGCGGTGATGCCCAAGCCGTACGAATGCCCGCACGGCAAGTGCATCTATTGCCCCGGCGGAATCGAGTTCAACACGCCGCTCTCGTACACGGGGACGGAGCCGGCCACAAGGGCCGCGCAGAAATTCCAGTTCGACCCGTACGAGCAGGTCTCCTCAAAGATGAAGCAGCTGCAGGCAAGGGGGCATGACACTGGCAAGTCAGAGATTGTCATCGTGGGCGGCACCTTTCCGTTTATGCCGGAGGACTATCAGCGCGAGTTTGCCAAGTCATGCTACGACGCATTGAACGGCTCTAGATCGCAAAGCCTGCAGGATGCAATAGCCGCAAACGAGCGCGCAGAGAACCGCTGCGTCGGCTTTACAGTTGAAACCAAGCCCGACTATTGCAAAGAGCCGCACGTCAACCTGATGCTGGAGCTTGGAGTCACGCGCGTAGAAATCGGCGTGCAATCGCTGGATAACAAGGTCTACCGTCTGGTGAACAGGGGCCACACCCTTGACGACGTCATTGATGCGTTTCGCATAGCCCGCGACTCGGGCTACAAGATAGTGGCGCACATGATGCCCGGGCTCCCCGGCTCTTCGCCGGATAAAGACATTGCAGATTTCAAGCGGCTGTTTGAGGACGAGGCATTCAAGCCGGACATGCTCAAGGTCTACCCGACGCTTGTGCTGGAGCACACCGGCCTGTACCAGCTTTACAATGCCGGCAAGTACCACGCGTATTCTGATGACGACCTTGTAAGCGTGATTGTGGAAATGAAGAAAATGGTTCCGCAGTACGTGCGTATAATGCGCGTACAGCGCGAGATAGAGTCGGATGATATCATGGCGGGGCCAAAGAGCGGCAACCTGCGGCAAATAGTGCTTGCGCGCCTGAAAAGAGAAGGCCATAATTGCGCGTGCATAAGATGCAGGGAGGCCGGCCTGCAGAGACGGTATCCTGCAGAAGATGAAGTTGTGATGAAGAGGGCTGATTATGCCGCGTCTGGCGGCAGGGAAATTTTCCTGTCGTACGAAAGCGCCGACAGCGAAACTATCCTTGGCTTTTTGCGCCTGAGAAAAGTGAACCGCCCGCACCGGCAAGAGTTGCAAGATGATGCTGCAATAGTGCGCGAGCTGCACGTGTACGGGCAGGCGCTTGGAGTAGGCCTTGAAGCCGACAGCTCGTCGTACCAGCACCGGGGCTATGGTATGAAGCTGATGCAGGAAGCAGAAAGGATTGCAAGGGACGAGCTGGGCGCAAAGAAAATCGCGGTCATCAGCGCAGTCGGGACAAGGGAATACTATAAAACACGACTAGGATACCGTCAAGACGGGCCCTACGTTTCAAAGGTGCTATAG
- the purM gene encoding phosphoribosylformylglycinamidine cyclo-ligase, with product MTYRDAGVDVGKIRTAQKSIGDIISATHNMISAGKVLSGFGHYAGLVRLGSQTLALHSDGVGTKVLVAQLMNKFDTVGIDCVAMNVNDIICVGAKPVAFIDYIALRQANEKLLEQIAHGLVEGARQSQMAIVGGETAVLPDVIAGEENAFDLAGMVLGTVDGGKPLLGSAIKPGDVVLGVESSGLHSNGYTLARKVLLSKYSVDDNAEHLVQTVGEELLIPTRIYVKPVMELFKKKIAVHGLANITGGSFTKLPRLNKNVQYCLDDLPAPTGIFRQIQVDGNIETGEMYRTFNMGTGFCVIAPKASAEQVIRTFKRYKMGCKAIGRIEKGAGVVATLEGKKKSKL from the coding sequence ATGACGTACCGCGACGCCGGCGTCGATGTCGGCAAGATCCGCACCGCGCAAAAGTCGATAGGCGACATCATTTCTGCCACTCACAATATGATCTCTGCCGGAAAGGTGCTTTCCGGCTTTGGGCATTACGCGGGGCTTGTCAGGCTTGGCTCGCAGACGCTTGCGCTGCATTCTGACGGCGTGGGCACAAAGGTGCTGGTCGCGCAGCTCATGAACAAATTTGACACCGTGGGCATCGACTGCGTCGCAATGAACGTAAACGACATCATATGCGTCGGGGCAAAGCCGGTGGCCTTCATCGATTATATCGCGCTCAGGCAGGCAAACGAAAAACTGCTTGAGCAAATCGCGCACGGGCTTGTGGAAGGTGCAAGGCAGTCGCAGATGGCAATCGTGGGAGGCGAGACTGCTGTCCTGCCGGACGTCATTGCAGGCGAGGAAAACGCGTTTGACCTTGCTGGCATGGTCCTTGGGACCGTGGATGGCGGCAAGCCGCTCCTTGGCAGCGCGATCAAGCCCGGCGACGTCGTCCTTGGCGTGGAGAGCAGCGGGCTGCATTCAAACGGCTATACGCTTGCGCGCAAGGTGTTGCTGTCAAAATACTCCGTCGACGACAACGCCGAGCACCTTGTCCAGACTGTGGGAGAAGAACTATTGATTCCAACCCGGATCTACGTAAAACCAGTGATGGAGCTTTTCAAAAAGAAAATCGCGGTGCACGGCCTTGCCAACATCACCGGAGGCTCTTTTACAAAGCTCCCGCGCCTGAACAAGAACGTGCAGTACTGCCTTGACGATCTGCCTGCCCCAACGGGCATATTCCGGCAGATACAGGTAGACGGCAACATAGAGACAGGCGAGATGTACCGCACGTTCAACATGGGGACAGGCTTTTGCGTCATTGCGCCAAAGGCAAGTGCCGAGCAGGTCATCCGCACATTCAAGAGATACAAGATGGGCTGCAAGGCCATTGGCAGGATTGAGAAAGGCGCAGGCGTCGTCGCAACGCTGGAAGGAAAAAAGAAGAGCAAGCTCTAG